The following are encoded in a window of Sinomonas cyclohexanicum genomic DNA:
- a CDS encoding alpha/beta fold hydrolase has protein sequence MLIPGLAIDISELGPLVEALAQRFSVTAVDNLGAGRSDRPDEQYSLERMGGGASGLLRSRLGPAAVMGISLGSRIALALALRRPELVSRLVLVGGGARVRRSFANDVLMSTVPRVPVGKGRYPQPYCAFRRQRLASQGIDLRGDLALIFAPTLIAHGTRDRIAPRAFATELRDGIPHSRLEWFDGGHTFPLGPAGAHWLAETTAAFVDETRPGRGGR, from the coding sequence GTGCTCATCCCCGGGCTCGCGATCGACATCAGCGAGCTCGGACCCCTCGTCGAGGCGCTTGCGCAGCGTTTCAGTGTGACGGCCGTGGACAACCTCGGTGCGGGACGGTCTGACAGGCCCGACGAGCAGTACAGCTTGGAGCGGATGGGCGGCGGCGCATCGGGACTCCTGCGCTCGCGCCTCGGACCGGCAGCCGTGATGGGAATCTCGCTCGGCAGCCGGATTGCCCTCGCCCTCGCGCTCCGGAGGCCCGAACTTGTGTCACGGCTCGTACTGGTCGGCGGCGGAGCGCGGGTCCGAAGGTCCTTCGCGAACGACGTGCTGATGAGTACCGTGCCGCGGGTTCCCGTCGGCAAGGGCAGGTATCCGCAGCCGTATTGCGCATTCCGCAGGCAGCGTCTCGCCTCACAGGGGATCGACCTGCGAGGCGACCTGGCGCTGATTTTCGCACCCACCCTGATCGCTCACGGCACGCGCGACCGCATTGCGCCCCGAGCGTTCGCTACCGAACTGCGCGACGGCATCCCACATTCTCGGCTCGAGTGGTTCGACGGCGGGCACACGTTCCCGCTGGGACCGGCCGGTGCCCACTGGTTGGCGGAAACGACCGCGGCATTCGTCGACGAAACCCGGCCCGGTCGCGGCGGTCGCTGA
- a CDS encoding cold-shock protein, producing MATGTVKWFNSEKGFGFIAPDDNSADVFVHFSAIESKGYRELLEGQKVEFETQQGPKGLQAANVRPL from the coding sequence TTGGCAACTGGCACCGTCAAGTGGTTCAACAGCGAGAAGGGCTTCGGCTTCATCGCCCCCGATGACAATTCTGCGGACGTCTTCGTCCACTTCTCCGCGATCGAGTCCAAGGGCTACCGCGAGCTCCTCGAGGGCCAGAAGGTCGAGTTCGAGACGCAGCAGGGACCGAAGGGCCTCCAGGCCGCGAACGTCCGCCCGCTCTGA
- a CDS encoding HNH endonuclease signature motif containing protein, producing the protein MHTPAALGRRLRRLAEDYADEPLAARKAKAAADRHVDITPAGDGMCHLIALLPLEQGALIDTRLGAIARSLHSPDEARTTNQLRADAFRDLLLGSTPPESESPTGPRPRAPLGSPRAPLGGVRMQLVVTATEATLTGASQAPGEILGYGPIDADTARNLAAQTPSWSRLAVGGKDGAPLSIGRIRYAPTAAMRRFLALRDATCRFPGCDKPSAATDTDHTIEWAHGGTTGVDNLALLCREHHRLKSLAHWTVRQTGTPTNPTRDDSPATTEPETGAPPGTLEWTSPSGRKHTTYPHIEHPPPF; encoded by the coding sequence GTGCACACCCCGGCCGCGCTGGGCCGGCGGCTGCGGCGCCTCGCAGAGGACTACGCCGACGAGCCGCTCGCTGCCCGCAAGGCCAAGGCCGCCGCCGACCGGCACGTGGACATCACCCCGGCCGGGGACGGGATGTGCCACCTCATCGCCCTCCTCCCGCTCGAGCAGGGCGCCCTCATCGACACCCGGCTCGGCGCGATCGCCCGCTCCCTCCACAGCCCCGATGAGGCCCGTACGACCAACCAGCTCCGCGCGGACGCCTTCCGCGACCTCCTCCTGGGCTCCACGCCCCCAGAGTCCGAGTCGCCGACCGGCCCGCGACCGAGAGCACCGCTGGGGTCCCCGAGAGCACCGCTGGGCGGGGTCCGGATGCAGCTCGTCGTCACCGCCACCGAGGCCACCCTCACCGGGGCCAGCCAGGCCCCGGGCGAGATCCTCGGCTACGGCCCCATCGACGCGGACACCGCCCGGAACCTCGCGGCCCAGACCCCGTCCTGGTCCAGGCTCGCCGTCGGCGGGAAGGACGGGGCACCGCTGTCCATCGGCAGGATCCGCTACGCCCCCACCGCCGCGATGCGCCGCTTCCTGGCCCTACGCGACGCAACCTGCCGATTCCCCGGATGCGACAAACCCTCAGCAGCCACCGACACCGACCACACCATCGAATGGGCCCACGGCGGCACCACCGGGGTGGACAACCTCGCCCTGCTATGCCGTGAGCACCACCGCCTCAAAAGCCTCGCCCACTGGACCGTACGCCAGACCGGCACCCCCACCAATCCCACCCGAGACGACTCCCCCGCCACCACCGAGCCCGAGACCGGCGCTCCGCCCGGAACACTCGAATGGACCTCCCCCTCAGGCCGCAAGCACACCACCTACCCACACATCGAACACCCACCACCCTTCTAA
- the scpB gene encoding SMC-Scp complex subunit ScpB — MQADNEIAAALEAVLMVIDEPVSAAELAATLEVPGPDVENALAALAAEYAAQGRGFELRAVAGGWRFYSRPEFSDVVSKYVLEGQTARLTQAALETLAVIAYRQPVGRSRVAAIRGVNVDSVVKTLLTRGLIEEAGTDPESGAILYQTTSYFLERLGIGSVADLPKLSPHLPGLDELGSIDAAY, encoded by the coding sequence ATGCAGGCTGACAACGAGATCGCCGCGGCGCTGGAGGCCGTGCTCATGGTCATTGACGAGCCGGTCTCCGCCGCAGAGCTCGCCGCGACGCTCGAGGTGCCCGGGCCGGACGTCGAGAACGCCCTCGCAGCGCTCGCAGCCGAGTACGCGGCGCAGGGGAGGGGCTTCGAGCTGCGCGCGGTTGCGGGCGGCTGGAGGTTCTACTCACGTCCCGAGTTCTCCGACGTCGTCTCCAAGTACGTCCTCGAGGGGCAGACGGCCCGGCTCACGCAGGCCGCGCTCGAGACGCTCGCGGTCATCGCGTACCGCCAGCCTGTAGGGCGCTCGCGGGTCGCGGCGATCCGCGGTGTCAACGTCGACTCCGTCGTCAAGACGCTCTTGACCCGAGGGCTCATCGAGGAGGCCGGCACCGACCCCGAGTCCGGCGCGATCCTGTACCAGACGACGTCGTACTTCCTCGAACGGCTGGGCATCGGTTCCGTCGCCGACCTCCCGAAGCTTTCCCCGCACCTGCCGGGTCTGGACGAGCTCGGCTCCATCGACGCCGCGTACTAG
- a CDS encoding cation:dicarboxylate symporter family transporter — protein sequence MSPTAPGSPTAPETAPAKKKPADRTHWLYIAVIVAVVLGVVVGLVFPGKDGFAANLKPLGDGFVALIKMMIAPVIFCTIVLGIGSIAKAATVGKVGGLALVYFMVMSTFALAIGLVVGNLVHPGEGLNLKDATYKASTSADTTDFLLGIIPKTLMSSLTSGEILQTLFVALLVGFALQRMGKTGRLLLDFIAQAQALVFRILIMVMWLAPIGAFGAIAAVVGATGWKAVLSLLTLMVAFYITCILFIVFILGTVLKVVSGVNIFKLMKYLAREYLIIVSTSSSEAALPRLIAKMEHLGVSKPVVGVTVPTGYSFNLDGTAIYLTMASIFIATAMGQPLGLGEQIGLLVFMIIASKGAAGVSGAGLATLAGGLQAHAPQLVGGVSFIVGIDRFMSEARALTNFTGNAVATVLMGTWTKEIDKARVGEVLSGRRPFDETTMIAGHGHGHGTEAADGAAAGGPAAASDEELARA from the coding sequence ATGTCGCCAACGGCACCCGGGTCGCCAACGGCACCCGAGACGGCGCCGGCCAAGAAGAAGCCGGCGGACCGCACACATTGGCTCTACATCGCCGTCATCGTCGCCGTGGTACTCGGCGTCGTCGTCGGCCTCGTCTTCCCCGGCAAGGACGGCTTCGCCGCGAACCTCAAGCCGCTCGGCGACGGCTTCGTGGCCCTCATCAAGATGATGATCGCCCCCGTCATCTTCTGCACGATCGTCCTGGGCATCGGCTCGATCGCCAAGGCCGCCACGGTCGGCAAGGTGGGTGGCCTCGCCCTCGTCTACTTCATGGTGATGAGCACGTTCGCGCTCGCCATCGGCCTCGTGGTCGGAAACCTCGTCCACCCGGGAGAGGGACTCAACCTCAAGGACGCGACCTACAAGGCGAGCACCTCGGCGGACACCACCGACTTCCTGCTCGGCATCATCCCCAAGACGCTCATGTCCTCGCTCACCTCGGGCGAGATCCTCCAGACCCTCTTCGTGGCGCTCCTCGTCGGCTTCGCCCTCCAGCGCATGGGCAAGACCGGCAGGCTCCTGCTCGACTTCATCGCCCAGGCACAGGCGCTCGTCTTCCGGATCCTCATCATGGTCATGTGGCTTGCCCCGATCGGCGCGTTCGGCGCGATCGCCGCCGTGGTCGGCGCGACCGGCTGGAAGGCCGTCCTGAGCCTGCTGACGCTCATGGTCGCCTTCTACATCACGTGCATCCTGTTCATCGTGTTCATCCTCGGAACGGTCCTCAAGGTCGTCTCGGGCGTGAACATCTTCAAGCTCATGAAGTACCTGGCCCGCGAGTACCTCATCATCGTCTCGACGTCCTCCTCCGAGGCAGCGCTGCCGCGCCTCATCGCGAAGATGGAGCACCTCGGCGTCTCCAAGCCCGTGGTCGGCGTGACGGTCCCGACGGGGTACTCGTTCAATCTCGACGGCACCGCGATCTACCTCACGATGGCCTCGATCTTCATCGCCACCGCGATGGGCCAGCCGCTGGGCCTCGGCGAGCAGATCGGCCTCCTCGTGTTCATGATCATCGCGTCCAAGGGCGCGGCGGGTGTCTCCGGCGCCGGCCTCGCGACCCTCGCCGGCGGGCTCCAGGCCCACGCGCCGCAGCTCGTGGGCGGCGTGTCCTTCATCGTCGGCATCGACCGCTTCATGTCCGAGGCCCGCGCCCTGACCAACTTCACCGGCAACGCGGTGGCCACCGTCCTCATGGGCACCTGGACCAAGGAGATCGACAAGGCGCGCGTCGGCGAGGTGCTCTCCGGCCGCCGCCCGTTCGACGAGACCACGATGATCGCAGGCCACGGCCACGGCCACGGCACAGAGGCCGCCGACGGAGCAGCGGCCGGCGGTCCGGCCGCTGCCAGCGACGAGGAGCTCGCCCGAGCCTGA
- a CDS encoding pseudouridine synthase — translation MAQAGRQGSPRNGGDPRRDKNSRNSSSASRGTAARGGAKGAPKSPQRKRGERPQPKGTGAAPFANERFGRNLGPARPDRPAGERRAPAPLPRHEPRTRAEMSEDGVRLQKVMANAGVASRRVCEELIAEGRVEVNGQVVTELGTRVNPETDVIHVDGVRVQTNEHLVYMAFNKPRGVVSTMDDPEGRPCISDYLRPGTPERLFHVGRLDTNTEGLLLLTNDGELANRLTHPSYEVPKTYVVQVRGPMPQGVGAELRRGVELEDGLAKVDSFRLVDSTPGFVLVEVVLHSGKNRIVRRMFDAVGFPVQRLVRAKIGPIGLGDQKQGTVRRLGKQEIGHLMAAVGL, via the coding sequence ATGGCACAGGCGGGACGCCAGGGTTCACCACGCAATGGGGGAGACCCCCGCAGGGACAAGAACAGTAGGAACAGCAGCAGCGCCTCGCGCGGCACTGCCGCGCGAGGCGGCGCGAAGGGTGCGCCGAAGTCACCTCAGCGCAAGCGCGGCGAGCGGCCCCAGCCGAAGGGCACCGGCGCGGCGCCGTTCGCGAATGAGCGCTTCGGACGGAACCTCGGCCCGGCGCGGCCGGACCGTCCGGCCGGCGAGCGCAGGGCGCCCGCGCCCCTCCCGCGGCACGAGCCGCGCACCCGGGCCGAGATGTCCGAGGACGGCGTGCGGCTCCAGAAGGTCATGGCCAACGCTGGCGTCGCGTCGCGGCGCGTGTGCGAGGAGCTCATCGCCGAGGGCCGGGTCGAGGTCAACGGGCAGGTCGTCACCGAGCTCGGCACGCGCGTGAACCCCGAGACGGACGTGATCCACGTGGACGGCGTGCGGGTCCAGACCAACGAGCACCTCGTCTACATGGCGTTCAACAAGCCCCGTGGTGTCGTCTCCACGATGGATGACCCCGAGGGGCGCCCGTGCATCTCGGACTACCTGCGCCCCGGAACGCCCGAGCGGCTGTTCCACGTCGGCCGGCTCGACACGAACACCGAGGGCCTCCTCCTCCTGACGAACGACGGCGAGCTGGCCAACCGCCTCACGCACCCCTCCTACGAGGTGCCCAAGACGTACGTCGTCCAGGTCCGTGGCCCCATGCCGCAGGGCGTGGGCGCCGAGCTGCGCCGCGGCGTCGAGCTCGAGGACGGACTCGCGAAGGTGGACTCGTTTCGGCTCGTCGACTCGACACCTGGATTCGTCCTCGTCGAGGTCGTGCTCCACTCCGGCAAGAACCGGATCGTGCGCCGCATGTTCGACGCGGTCGGGTTCCCCGTCCAGCGCCTCGTGCGTGCCAAGATCGGGCCGATCGGGCTCGGCGACCAGAAGCAGGGCACCGTCCGCAGGCTCGGCAAGCAGGAGATCGGCCACCTCATGGCCGCGGTCGGCCTCTAG
- a CDS encoding IS1595 family transposase yields the protein MADLSPQMPRAGVDYPKTFGQFQDWFGTDEACFEYLARLRWPGGFVCPKCGGREFWRTGAGLWMCKACSRRTSVTAGTIFDRTRTPLRTWFAAVWFVTSQKNGVSALGLQRVLGLKSYETAWVWMHKLRRAMVRPEREMLSGLVEVDESFIGGVHRDMPGLGSDKISVLIAAEHLDHNRIGRIRLEPGPPDRRLALVKFGQRVVAPGSTIRTDGARQLRRFADLGYQHEYFTQLGSDIPAHVNMPAVHMAASQLKRWIDGTLHQGISREQLAYYLDEFTFRFNRRTSSSRGLLFYRLLQQATNTDPAPLKDLVISHAE from the coding sequence ATGGCCGATTTGTCGCCGCAGATGCCTCGTGCCGGGGTGGACTACCCCAAGACGTTCGGCCAGTTCCAGGACTGGTTCGGCACCGATGAGGCGTGCTTCGAGTACCTTGCGAGGCTGCGCTGGCCGGGCGGATTCGTGTGCCCCAAGTGCGGCGGCCGCGAGTTCTGGCGCACCGGTGCCGGACTGTGGATGTGCAAGGCGTGCTCGCGCCGGACGTCCGTGACGGCCGGGACGATCTTCGACCGCACCCGCACACCGCTGAGGACATGGTTCGCGGCGGTGTGGTTCGTGACCTCGCAGAAAAACGGCGTATCCGCCCTCGGCCTCCAACGCGTCCTGGGGCTAAAGTCCTATGAGACGGCGTGGGTGTGGATGCACAAGCTCCGCCGCGCCATGGTCCGGCCCGAGCGGGAGATGCTCTCCGGGCTGGTCGAGGTCGACGAAAGCTTCATCGGCGGGGTCCACCGAGACATGCCCGGACTCGGGTCCGACAAGATCTCGGTCCTGATCGCCGCCGAGCACCTGGACCACAACCGGATCGGACGCATCCGCCTCGAGCCCGGTCCGCCCGACCGCAGGCTCGCTTTGGTGAAGTTCGGCCAGCGCGTCGTCGCACCCGGCTCGACGATCCGCACCGACGGGGCAAGGCAGCTGCGGCGCTTCGCCGACCTGGGCTACCAGCACGAGTACTTCACCCAGCTCGGCTCGGACATCCCGGCGCACGTGAACATGCCAGCGGTCCACATGGCCGCCTCCCAGCTCAAGCGCTGGATAGACGGAACCCTGCACCAGGGCATCTCGCGGGAACAGCTGGCCTACTACCTCGACGAGTTCACGTTCCGCTTCAACCGCCGCACCTCCAGCAGCCGCGGGCTGCTCTTCTACCGGCTGCTCCAGCAGGCCACGAATACTGACCCCGCACCCCTGAAGGACCTCGTCATCTCCCATGCCGAATGA
- a CDS encoding ParA family protein gives MSTEHSAATLDGISLEEANGVELGPTGRPLREFPVPAPLSSHGPARIIAMVNQKGGVGKTTSTINLAAALAEYGRKVLLVDFDPQGALSAGLGINPHELDMTVYNVMMDRHVDVRQVIRTTDEPNVDLLPANIDLSAAEVQLVTEVAREQVLAGALRKIEDDYDVILIDCQPSLGLLTVNALTAAHGVIIPLICEFFALRAVALLVETIEKVQDRLNPRLVVDGVLATMYDARTLHSREVLARLIEAFGDKVFETVIKRTIKFADATVAAEPITRYASNHPGAEAYRSLARELVSRGGAP, from the coding sequence GTGAGCACTGAGCACAGCGCAGCGACTCTGGACGGCATCTCCCTCGAGGAGGCGAACGGCGTCGAGCTCGGCCCCACCGGCCGCCCGCTCCGTGAGTTCCCGGTCCCGGCGCCCCTGAGCTCGCACGGGCCAGCCCGCATCATCGCGATGGTCAACCAGAAGGGCGGCGTCGGCAAGACGACGTCGACGATCAACCTCGCGGCCGCACTGGCCGAGTACGGCCGCAAGGTCCTGCTCGTCGACTTCGACCCCCAGGGTGCGCTCTCGGCGGGCCTCGGGATCAACCCGCACGAGCTCGACATGACCGTCTACAACGTCATGATGGACCGGCACGTGGACGTGCGCCAGGTGATCAGGACCACGGACGAGCCCAACGTGGACCTCCTGCCCGCTAACATCGATCTCTCCGCCGCGGAGGTCCAGCTGGTCACCGAGGTGGCCCGTGAGCAGGTCCTCGCGGGCGCGCTGCGCAAGATCGAGGACGACTATGACGTCATCCTCATCGACTGCCAGCCCTCCCTCGGCCTGCTCACGGTCAACGCGCTCACCGCGGCTCACGGCGTGATCATTCCGCTGATCTGCGAGTTCTTCGCGCTCCGTGCCGTCGCGCTGCTCGTCGAGACGATCGAGAAGGTCCAGGACCGGCTCAACCCGCGTCTGGTCGTGGACGGCGTGCTGGCCACGATGTACGACGCCCGCACACTGCACAGCCGCGAGGTCCTCGCCCGGCTCATCGAGGCCTTCGGCGACAAGGTGTTCGAGACGGTGATCAAGCGCACCATCAAGTTCGCGGACGCGACCGTGGCCGCCGAGCCGATCACCCGCTACGCGTCGAACCACCCGGGGGCCGAGGCCTATCGCAGTCTGGCCCGAGAGCTCGTGTCCCGCGGTGGAGCTCCCTGA
- a CDS encoding nucleotidyltransferase family protein, with protein MAGVVLAAGTGTRMGRPKALVGDERGAWLPRAVRLLLEGGCAPVLTVLGASAHDAARLLPDDPRVTPLVAPEWSEGLAGSLRAALAAAAELGSKGPVGEGPLALAVTLVDLPHLDPEALRRVLASPVGPATLRRAVYSGVPGHPVLIGRDHWATLGSELAGDRGAGPYLAAHGAVEVDCSGLGGDRDQDEPLS; from the coding sequence GTGGCCGGCGTCGTGCTCGCGGCGGGCACCGGGACGCGCATGGGCCGGCCCAAGGCTCTCGTGGGCGACGAGCGGGGCGCGTGGCTGCCCCGCGCGGTCCGGCTGCTGCTCGAGGGAGGCTGCGCCCCGGTCCTCACGGTGCTCGGCGCGTCCGCGCACGACGCCGCGCGCCTCCTCCCGGACGATCCCCGCGTGACGCCGCTGGTCGCCCCCGAGTGGTCCGAAGGCCTCGCCGGCTCGCTCAGGGCCGCGCTCGCGGCCGCGGCAGAGCTGGGCTCCAAAGGCCCGGTCGGCGAGGGGCCCCTCGCTCTGGCCGTCACTCTCGTGGATCTCCCCCACCTCGACCCCGAGGCGCTCCGGAGGGTGCTCGCCAGCCCGGTGGGGCCCGCGACACTGCGGCGGGCGGTGTACTCGGGCGTCCCCGGGCACCCCGTGCTGATCGGCCGCGACCACTGGGCCACGCTGGGCAGCGAGCTGGCCGGCGACCGCGGAGCAGGGCCCTACCTCGCCGCGCACGGCGCCGTCGAGGTGGACTGCAGTGGCCTCGGCGGCGATCGCGACCAGGATGAGCCGCTCAGCTGA
- a CDS encoding segregation and condensation protein A produces the protein MELPDTQPVPAADAGPGTPGERGAQGQGGFEVRLENFTGPFDLLLGLIAKHRLDITEVALATVTDDFIAYTRALQAKGEDWALDEASEFLVIAATLLDLKAARLLPAGEVEDEEDVARLEARDLLFARLLQYKAFKEIAGIFAETLAAEGRRYPRSVTLEPSFAALLPELVWRHTPADFAELAAKAFAPKEAPPSEVGLGHLHAPPVSVREQAELLGLRLQGSGSLSFRALTADAESRLVVVARFLALLELFRDRAVAFEQAAPLAELSVRWTAGEDWTSERVSAEYDDAGAPPPNEITGAQPTEGAPQAAGAGLSRRQRDGEDQHAG, from the coding sequence GTGGAGCTCCCTGACACGCAGCCGGTCCCGGCCGCTGATGCCGGCCCCGGAACGCCCGGAGAGCGCGGAGCGCAAGGACAGGGCGGCTTCGAGGTCCGGCTCGAGAACTTCACCGGGCCCTTCGACCTGCTCCTCGGCCTCATCGCGAAGCATCGCCTCGACATCACTGAGGTGGCCCTCGCCACCGTCACCGACGACTTTATCGCGTACACGCGTGCCCTCCAGGCCAAGGGGGAGGATTGGGCGCTCGATGAGGCCAGCGAGTTCCTCGTGATCGCCGCAACGCTCCTGGACCTCAAGGCAGCCCGGCTCCTTCCCGCCGGCGAGGTGGAGGACGAGGAGGACGTGGCACGGCTCGAGGCCCGAGACCTCTTGTTCGCCCGCCTCCTGCAATACAAGGCGTTCAAGGAGATCGCCGGGATCTTTGCCGAGACGCTCGCGGCCGAGGGGCGCCGCTACCCGCGCTCCGTCACGCTCGAGCCCTCGTTCGCGGCACTCCTGCCCGAATTGGTGTGGCGCCATACCCCCGCGGACTTCGCGGAACTGGCCGCGAAGGCGTTCGCTCCGAAGGAGGCCCCGCCGAGCGAGGTGGGGCTCGGGCACCTCCACGCGCCGCCGGTCAGCGTGCGCGAGCAGGCTGAGCTCCTCGGGCTGCGGCTCCAAGGTTCGGGCTCCCTGAGCTTCCGTGCCCTCACGGCGGACGCCGAGTCCCGGCTCGTGGTCGTGGCACGCTTCCTAGCGCTGCTCGAGCTGTTCCGCGACAGGGCCGTCGCGTTCGAGCAGGCGGCGCCGCTCGCCGAACTCAGCGTCCGGTGGACCGCGGGGGAGGACTGGACCTCGGAGCGGGTGAGCGCGGAGTACGACGACGCCGGGGCGCCGCCCCCGAACGAGATCACCGGGGCGCAGCCCACCGAAGGGGCTCCCCAGGCCGCAGGGGCCGGGCTGTCCCGCAGACAACGGGATGGGGAGGATCAGCATGCAGGCTGA
- a CDS encoding sensor histidine kinase: MRPLSLATRMLWILVLAVLMLTAFIGTAMYVDARDQSHDQAAKRTLAVASAIADNPFAVDAARRAAAVDPTAALQPYALQVTKDASLDFITIMAPDRTRWTHVNPEQIGGKYIGSVDEALAGHPFTEETAGTLGPSVRTIVPIVDGGKVIGMVAAGVTVSAIEVAIAGRLPALVAIAAVVLALGSLGALAVGRYLSRVTRGYGPEQLGQLFAYYESVLHSVREGVILVDGKGQVVIRNDQASRLLGLPEDDLEEARGYVLRPAPLARNPLPTLRELGIPGSLRELLTSGRTAHDEIHLTGDRVLVVNQEPAVSHEGRRERVLGAVATLRDRTEIEALGTELETMRTLSDALRSQTHEHANRLHTIVSLLELGQTDRALAFATDDLRLSQSLADELVVSVDEPVLAALIMGKAAQANERGVRLDAEATASIAGSGLDATDLVTIVGNLIDNAIDAAAAAEAPAGDARRWVSLEIVDHGDTVVIEVADSGPGVPEAETEQVLTYGYSTKPHTGHGRGLGLALVKRSVERLCGTLTVSRRDGAVFTVVVPRREQSA, from the coding sequence ATGCGCCCGCTGAGCCTGGCCACGCGCATGCTATGGATCCTGGTGCTCGCCGTCCTCATGCTCACCGCGTTCATCGGCACGGCCATGTACGTCGACGCCCGAGATCAGTCCCACGACCAGGCGGCCAAGCGGACGCTCGCTGTCGCCTCCGCGATCGCGGACAACCCGTTCGCGGTCGACGCCGCGCGGCGGGCTGCCGCTGTCGACCCCACCGCCGCGCTCCAGCCGTACGCCCTGCAGGTGACCAAGGACGCGAGCCTGGACTTCATCACGATCATGGCCCCGGACCGCACGAGGTGGACCCACGTCAACCCCGAGCAGATCGGCGGGAAGTACATCGGCAGCGTGGACGAGGCGCTCGCCGGCCACCCGTTCACGGAGGAGACCGCGGGCACCCTCGGGCCGTCCGTGCGCACCATCGTGCCGATCGTCGACGGCGGCAAGGTCATCGGGATGGTCGCGGCGGGCGTGACGGTGAGCGCGATCGAGGTGGCCATCGCGGGGCGGCTGCCAGCGCTCGTGGCGATCGCCGCCGTCGTGCTCGCGCTGGGTTCGCTGGGAGCCCTCGCGGTGGGCCGGTACCTCTCGAGGGTGACACGGGGCTACGGCCCCGAACAGCTCGGGCAGCTGTTCGCCTACTACGAATCCGTGCTCCACTCGGTGCGCGAGGGCGTGATCCTCGTGGACGGCAAGGGGCAGGTGGTGATCCGCAACGACCAGGCCTCCCGCCTCCTGGGCCTGCCGGAGGACGACCTTGAGGAAGCGCGCGGCTACGTGCTCCGCCCGGCGCCCCTCGCGAGGAACCCGCTGCCGACCCTGCGCGAGCTCGGCATCCCGGGCAGCCTTCGCGAGCTGCTCACGAGCGGGCGCACGGCCCACGACGAGATCCACCTCACCGGGGACCGGGTGCTCGTGGTCAACCAGGAGCCCGCTGTCTCCCATGAGGGCCGGCGGGAGCGGGTGCTCGGCGCCGTCGCCACCCTGCGCGACCGGACCGAGATCGAGGCCCTCGGCACGGAGCTCGAGACGATGCGGACCCTCTCGGACGCGCTGCGCAGCCAGACCCACGAACACGCGAACCGGCTGCACACGATCGTCTCGCTCCTCGAGCTCGGGCAGACGGACCGGGCCCTGGCGTTCGCAACGGACGACCTCCGGCTGAGCCAATCCCTCGCGGACGAGCTCGTGGTCTCCGTGGATGAGCCCGTGCTCGCGGCCCTCATCATGGGCAAGGCGGCCCAGGCGAACGAGCGCGGCGTGCGGCTCGATGCCGAGGCCACGGCGTCGATCGCCGGCTCGGGCCTCGACGCGACGGACCTCGTGACGATCGTCGGGAACCTCATCGACAACGCGATCGACGCCGCCGCGGCCGCCGAGGCGCCGGCGGGGGACGCGCGGCGGTGGGTCTCGCTCGAGATCGTGGACCACGGGGACACGGTGGTGATCGAGGTCGCGGACTCCGGCCCCGGCGTCCCCGAGGCCGAGACCGAGCAGGTCCTCACGTACGGCTACTCGACCAAGCCCCACACGGGCCATGGCCGCGGCCTCGGGCTGGCCCTCGTGAAGCGCTCGGTCGAGCGGCTGTGCGGGACGCTCACCGTGTCCCGCCGCGACGGGGCCGTCTTCACCGTGGTGGTGCCCAGAAGGGAGCAGTCCGCATGA